The Bos mutus isolate GX-2022 chromosome 7, NWIPB_WYAK_1.1, whole genome shotgun sequence genome window below encodes:
- the ANO8 gene encoding anoctamin-8 isoform X2, with protein sequence MAEATSGAGGTSLEGERGKRPPPEGEPAAPASGVLGPTLNSPEPGSPVTPGKSHWSLCPLADTTDDHTLLWLLNHIRVGIPELIVQVRHHRHTRAYAFFVTATYESLLRGADELGLRKAVKAEFGGGTRGFSCEEDFIYENVESELRFFTSQERQSIIRFWLQNLRAKQGEALHNVRFLEDQPIIPELAARGIIQQVFPVHEQRILNRLMKSWVQAVCENQPLDEICDYFGVKIAMYFAWLGFYTSAMVYPAVFGSVLYTFTEADQTSRDVSCVVFALFNVVWSTLFLEEWKRRGAELAYKWGTLDSPGEAVEEPRPQFRGVRRISPVTQAEEFYYPPWKRLLFQMLVSLPLCLTCLACVFLLMLGCFQLQELVLSVKGLPRLARFLPKVMLALLVSASAEGYKKLAVWLNDMENYRLESAYEKHLIIKVVLFQFVNSYLSLFYIGFYLKDMERLKELLIVLSLSQSLERQLWAVLVPLVALRFRLLLLSLQGLLLEAWAKMLATLLITRQFLQNVREVLQPHLYRRLGRGELGLRAAWELARALLGLLSLRRPARRHLEPPAEEGGGGSSSGGGRRCLSGGCGAPEEEEEAAVERRPAGEGGEVGDGPRGGREEEDEEEEEEDEEEEDEDEEGEEGGLLDCGLRLKKVSFAERGAGRRRPGPSQEALLEEGSPTMVEKGLEPGVFTLAEEDDEAEGAPSSPERETPPAVLLRRAGGEGRDQGPDGGPDPEPGSGDSARKQRRQNRSSWIDPPEEEHSSQLTQAELESCMKKYEDTFQDYQEMFVQFGYVVLFSSAFPLAALCALINNLIEIRSDALKLCTGLQRPFGQRVESIGQWQKVMEVMGVLAIVVNCYLIGQCGQLQRLFPWLSPEAAIVSVVVLEHFALLLKYLIHVAIPDIPGWVAEEMAKLEYQRREAFKRHERQAQHRYQQQQRRRREEEERQRHAEHHARRERDASGREEARAEGSGLDPAAPEKTSAKAKGSGAGGHGPERPKRPGSLLAPNNVMKLKQIIPLQGKFLSSGASSSSPAGTGANLTTRPTPAQSPTGSDTRLPAFLSFKFLKSPETRRDPERSHSPPKAFHAGKLFPFGGARAEAGSNGAGGQARQDGTLGGGGCRAQRSGLADEAAAEEPDTPRPEEESSGTALAPVGAPALRTRRSRSPALPPPPPTPMPRPPTPPAGCWQWDGPWGCGGEGAAPRQAPAATDCPPCALAGPPPVPQPLPGDASFYSLPPPLPPPTSVPPQPPAPSPSPSSSPSPQAVCWPSGWH encoded by the exons ATGGCGGAAGCCACCTCCGGCGCTGGGGGCACGTCCCTGGAGGGCGAGCGTGGCAAGAGGCCCCCGCCGGAGGGCGAGCCTGCAGCCCCGGCGTCCGGAGTTCTGG GGCCTACACTGAATTCCCCCGAGCCGGGCTCCCCTGTCACTCCTGGCAAGAGCCATTGGTCCCTGTGCCCCTTGGCAGATACGACCGATGACCACACGCTGCTATGGCTGCTGAACCACATCCGCGTGGGCATCCCCGAGCTCATCGTGCAAGTCCGCCACCACCGCCACACACGCGCGTACGCCTTCTTCGTCACTGCCACATATGAGAG CCTACTCAGAGGGGCCGACGAGCTGGGTCTGCGCAAAGCAGTGAAGGCCGAGTTTGGCGGGGGCACCCGCGGCTTCTCCTGCGAGGAGGACTTCATCTACGAGAATGTGGAGAGTGAGCTGCGCTTCTTCACCTCCCAG GAGCGCCAGAGCATCATCCGCTTCTGGCTGCAGAACCTTCGTGCCAAGCAGGGCGAGGCACTACACAATGTGCGCTTTCTGGAGGACCAGCCAATCA TCCCTGAACTGGCGGCCCGCGGGATCATCCAGCAGGTGTTCCCAGTCCACGAGCAGCGCATCCTGAACCGTCTCATGAAGTCATGGGTGCAGGCTGTGTGTGAAAACCAGCCTCTAG ATGAGATCTGTGACTACTTTGGTGTGAAGATTGCCATGTACTTTGCCTGGCTGGGTTTCTACACATCGGCAATGGTGTACCCAGCGGTCTTCGGCTCAGTCCTGTACACATTCACAGAGGCTGATCAG ACAAGCCGGGATGTATCCTGCGTGGTCTTTGCCCTCTTCAACGTGGTCTGGTCAACGCTGTTCTTGGAGGAGTGGAAACGGAGGGGGGCTGAGCTGGCCTACAAGTGGGGAACACTGGACTCACCCGGGGAAGCTGTGGAGGAGCCACGACCCCAGTTCAGG GGCGTGCGGCGCATCAGCCCCGTGACTCAGGCCGAGGAGTTCTACTACCCGCCCTGGAAGCGGCTGCTCTTCCAGATGCTCGTGAGTCTTCCCTTGTGCCTCACCTGCCTAGCCTGCGTGTTCCTGCTCATGCTCGGCTGCTTCCAGCTCCAG GAGCTGGTGCTGAGCGTGAAGGGGCTGCCCCGTCTTGCCCGCTTCCTGCCGAAAGTCATGCTGGCCCTGCTGGTCAGCGCAAGTGCCGAGGGCTATAAGAAGCTGGCTGTCTGGCTCAACGACATGG AGAACTATCGGCTGGAGAGTGCCTATGAGAAGCACCTCATCATCAAGGTCGTCCTG TTCCAGTTCGTCAACTCATACCTGAGCCTCTTCTACATCGGCTTCTACCTCAAGGACATGGAACGCCTGAAAGAG CTCCTGATCGTCCTGTCCCTGTCCCAGAGCCTCGAGCGGCAGCTTTGGGCGGTGCTGGTCCCGCTCGTGGCCCTGCGGTTCCGCctgctcctcctctccctccagggCCTCCTTCTTGAGGCCTGGGCCAAA ATGCTGGCCACACTGCTGATCACCCGCCAGTTCCTCCAGAATGTTCGAGAGGTTCTGCAGCCCCACCTGTATCGGCGGCTGGGCCGAGGAGAGCTTGGCCTGCGGGCGGCCTGGGAGCTGGCCCGTGCCCTGCTTGGCCTTCTGAGCCTCCGGCGCCCCGCACGCCGCCACCTCGAACCCCCGGCTGAAGAGGGTGGTGGTGGCAGCAGCAGTGGTGGGGGCCGCAGGTGTCTCAGCGGGGGCTGCGGGGCacctgaggaggaagaggaggccgCGGTGGAGCGGCGGCCggcgggggaaggaggagaggtgggggaCGGGCCCCGggggggcagagaggaggaggatgaagaggaggaggaggaggacgaagaggaggaggatgaggacGAGGAAGGCGAGGAGGGCGGCCTCCTGGACTGCGGGCTCCGACTGAAGAAGGTCAGCTTTGCCGAGCGGGGGGCTGGGCGGCGTCGGCCGGGCCCAAGCCAGGAggccctcctggaggaggggagcccCACCATGGTGGAGAAGGGGCTGGAACCGGGCGTGTTCACACTGGCCGAGGAGGACGATGAGGCTGAGGGGGCTCCCAGCAGCCCCGAACGGGAGACTCCCCCGGCTGTCCTGCTCCGCCGGGCTGGAGGCGAGGGCCGAGACCAGGGGCCGGATGGGGGCCCGGATCCAGAGCCGGGCTCAGGCGACTCAGCCCGGAAGCAGCGGCGGCAGAACCGGTCGTCTTGGATCGACCCACCCGAGGAGGAACACTCATCTCAGCTCACCCAGGCGGAGCTCGAGAGCTGCATGAAGAAATACGAG GACACATTCCAGGACTACCAGGAGATGTTCGTGCAGTTTGGCTATGTCGTGCTTTTCTCGTCTGCCTTCCCCCTGGCTGCCCTCTGTGCCCTCATCAACAACCTCATCGAGATCCGCAGTGACGCCCTCAAGCTGTGCACGGGGCTGCAGCGGCCCTTTGGGCAGCGGGTGGAAAGCATTGGCCAGTGGCAG AAGGTGATGGAGGTCATGGGCGTCCTGGCAATCGTGGTCAATTGCTATCTAATTGGCCAGTGTGGGCAGCTGCAGCGCCTCTTCCCTTGGCTCAGTCCCGAGGCAGCCATCGTGTCCGTGGTGGTGCTCGAG CACTTCGCTCTGCTCCTCAAGTACCTCATCCATGTGGCCATCCCCGACATCCCGGGCTGGGTGGCCGAGGAGATGGCCAAGCTGGAGTACCAGCGCCGGGAGGCCTTCAAG AGACACGAGCGCCAGGCCCAGCACCGctaccagcagcagcagcggcgtaggcgggaggaggaggaacGGCAGCGCCACGCCGAGCACCATGCCCGGAGGGAGCGCGACGCCAGTGGCAGAGAGGAGGCGCGAGCTGAGGGCTCTGGGTTGGACCCTGCTGCCCCGGAGAAAACCTCGGCCAAGGCCAAGGGCAGTGGGGCAGGTGGCCACGGGCCGGAGCGACCCAAGCGCCCGGGGTCCCTGCTGGCACCTAACAACGTCATGAAGCTGAAGCAGATCATCCCGCTGCAGGGCAAGTTCCTGTCGTCTGGGGCCTCGTCCTCCTCGCCGGCCGGCACAGGGGCCAACCTCACCACCCGGCCAACCCCTGCCCAGTCGCCCACTGGCAGCGACACCCGCCTGCCAGCCTTCCTTAGCTTCAAATTCCTCAAGTCACCTGAGACCCGGCGGGACCCAGAGCGTAGCCACTCTCCACCCAAGGCCTTCCACGCCGGCAAACTTTTCCCCTTCGGTGGGGCCCGGGCGGAGGCCGGGTCCAACGGGGCGGGCGGGCAGGCCCGGCAGGATGGGACCCTCGGCGGTGGCGGTTGCCGAGCCCAGCGGAGTGGGCTGGCGGACGAGGCTGCAGCTGAGGAGCCGGACACACCCCGGCCCGAAGAGGAAAGCTCAG GGACAGCGCTGGCCCCCGTTGGCGCCCCGGCCCTCCGCACCCGCCGCAGCCGGAGCCCTGCGCTGCCGCCACCGCCGCCAACACCAATGCCTCGGCCCCCGACGCCCCCCGCGGGCTGCTGGCAGTGGGATGGGCCGTGGGGCTGCGGGGGCGAGGGCGCCGCTCCCCGCCAGGCCCCTGCTGCCACTGACTGCCCGCCCTGCGCTCTCGCCGGGCCCCCGcctgtcccccagcccctgccgGGGGATGCCAGCTTCTACAGCCtcccgccgccgctgccgcctccCACCTCCGTGCCCCCCCAGCCCCCCGCGCCCTCGCCCAGCCCCAGCTCCAGTCCCAGTCCTCAGGCCGTGTGCTGGCCCAGCGGCTGGCATTAG
- the ANO8 gene encoding anoctamin-8 isoform X4 encodes MAEATSGAGGTSLEGERGKRPPPEGEPAAPASGVLDKLFGKRLLQVGRYLVSHKAWMKTVPTENCDVLMTFPDTTDDHTLLWLLNHIRVGIPELIVQVRHHRHTRAYAFFVTATYESLLRGADELGLRKAVKAEFGGGTRGFSCEEDFIYENVESELRFFTSQERQSIIRFWLQNLRAKQGEALHNVRFLEDQPIIPELAARGIIQQVFPVHEQRILNRLMKSWVQAVCENQPLDEICDYFGVKIAMYFAWLGFYTSAMVYPAVFGSVLYTFTEADQTSRDVSCVVFALFNVVWSTLFLEEWKRRGAELAYKWGTLDSPGEAVEEPRPQFRGVRRISPVTQAEEFYYPPWKRLLFQMLVSLPLCLTCLACVFLLMLGCFQLQELVLSVKGLPRLARFLPKVMLALLVSASAEGYKKLAVWLNDMENYRLESAYEKHLIIKVVLFQFVNSYLSLFYIGFYLKDMERLKELLIVLSLSQSLERQLWAVLVPLVALRFRLLLLSLQGLLLEAWAKMLATLLITRQFLQNVREVLQPHLYRRLGRGELGLRAAWELARALLGLLSLRRPARRHLEPPAEEGGGGSSSGGGRRCLSGGCGAPEEEEEAAVERRPAGEGGEVGDGPRGGREEEDEEEEEEDEEEEDEDEEGEEGGLLDCGLRLKKVSFAERGAGRRRPGPSQEALLEEGSPTMVEKGLEPGVFTLAEEDDEAEGAPSSPERETPPAVLLRRAGGEGRDQGPDGGPDPEPGSGDSARKQRRQNRSSWIDPPEEEHSSQLTQAELESCMKKYERHERQAQHRYQQQQRRRREEEERQRHAEHHARRERDASGREEARAEGSGLDPAAPEKTSAKAKGSGAGGHGPERPKRPGSLLAPNNVMKLKQIIPLQGKFLSSGASSSSPAGTGANLTTRPTPAQSPTGSDTRLPAFLSFKFLKSPETRRDPERSHSPPKAFHAGKLFPFGGARAEAGSNGAGGQARQDGTLGGGGCRAQRSGLADEAAAEEPDTPRPEEESSGTALAPVGAPALRTRRSRSPALPPPPPTPMPRPPTPPAGCWQWDGPWGCGGEGAAPRQAPAATDCPPCALAGPPPVPQPLPGDASFYSLPPPLPPPTSVPPQPPAPSPSPSSSPSPQAVCWPSGWH; translated from the exons ATGGCGGAAGCCACCTCCGGCGCTGGGGGCACGTCCCTGGAGGGCGAGCGTGGCAAGAGGCCCCCGCCGGAGGGCGAGCCTGCAGCCCCGGCGTCCGGAGTTCTGG ATAAGCTTTTTGGGAAGCGGCTCCTGCAGGTAGGTCGGTATCTGGTGTCCCACAAAGCGTGGATGAAGACGGTGCCCACGGAAAACTGTGACGTGTTGATGACCTTCCCAG ATACGACCGATGACCACACGCTGCTATGGCTGCTGAACCACATCCGCGTGGGCATCCCCGAGCTCATCGTGCAAGTCCGCCACCACCGCCACACACGCGCGTACGCCTTCTTCGTCACTGCCACATATGAGAG CCTACTCAGAGGGGCCGACGAGCTGGGTCTGCGCAAAGCAGTGAAGGCCGAGTTTGGCGGGGGCACCCGCGGCTTCTCCTGCGAGGAGGACTTCATCTACGAGAATGTGGAGAGTGAGCTGCGCTTCTTCACCTCCCAG GAGCGCCAGAGCATCATCCGCTTCTGGCTGCAGAACCTTCGTGCCAAGCAGGGCGAGGCACTACACAATGTGCGCTTTCTGGAGGACCAGCCAATCA TCCCTGAACTGGCGGCCCGCGGGATCATCCAGCAGGTGTTCCCAGTCCACGAGCAGCGCATCCTGAACCGTCTCATGAAGTCATGGGTGCAGGCTGTGTGTGAAAACCAGCCTCTAG ATGAGATCTGTGACTACTTTGGTGTGAAGATTGCCATGTACTTTGCCTGGCTGGGTTTCTACACATCGGCAATGGTGTACCCAGCGGTCTTCGGCTCAGTCCTGTACACATTCACAGAGGCTGATCAG ACAAGCCGGGATGTATCCTGCGTGGTCTTTGCCCTCTTCAACGTGGTCTGGTCAACGCTGTTCTTGGAGGAGTGGAAACGGAGGGGGGCTGAGCTGGCCTACAAGTGGGGAACACTGGACTCACCCGGGGAAGCTGTGGAGGAGCCACGACCCCAGTTCAGG GGCGTGCGGCGCATCAGCCCCGTGACTCAGGCCGAGGAGTTCTACTACCCGCCCTGGAAGCGGCTGCTCTTCCAGATGCTCGTGAGTCTTCCCTTGTGCCTCACCTGCCTAGCCTGCGTGTTCCTGCTCATGCTCGGCTGCTTCCAGCTCCAG GAGCTGGTGCTGAGCGTGAAGGGGCTGCCCCGTCTTGCCCGCTTCCTGCCGAAAGTCATGCTGGCCCTGCTGGTCAGCGCAAGTGCCGAGGGCTATAAGAAGCTGGCTGTCTGGCTCAACGACATGG AGAACTATCGGCTGGAGAGTGCCTATGAGAAGCACCTCATCATCAAGGTCGTCCTG TTCCAGTTCGTCAACTCATACCTGAGCCTCTTCTACATCGGCTTCTACCTCAAGGACATGGAACGCCTGAAAGAG CTCCTGATCGTCCTGTCCCTGTCCCAGAGCCTCGAGCGGCAGCTTTGGGCGGTGCTGGTCCCGCTCGTGGCCCTGCGGTTCCGCctgctcctcctctccctccagggCCTCCTTCTTGAGGCCTGGGCCAAA ATGCTGGCCACACTGCTGATCACCCGCCAGTTCCTCCAGAATGTTCGAGAGGTTCTGCAGCCCCACCTGTATCGGCGGCTGGGCCGAGGAGAGCTTGGCCTGCGGGCGGCCTGGGAGCTGGCCCGTGCCCTGCTTGGCCTTCTGAGCCTCCGGCGCCCCGCACGCCGCCACCTCGAACCCCCGGCTGAAGAGGGTGGTGGTGGCAGCAGCAGTGGTGGGGGCCGCAGGTGTCTCAGCGGGGGCTGCGGGGCacctgaggaggaagaggaggccgCGGTGGAGCGGCGGCCggcgggggaaggaggagaggtgggggaCGGGCCCCGggggggcagagaggaggaggatgaagaggaggaggaggaggacgaagaggaggaggatgaggacGAGGAAGGCGAGGAGGGCGGCCTCCTGGACTGCGGGCTCCGACTGAAGAAGGTCAGCTTTGCCGAGCGGGGGGCTGGGCGGCGTCGGCCGGGCCCAAGCCAGGAggccctcctggaggaggggagcccCACCATGGTGGAGAAGGGGCTGGAACCGGGCGTGTTCACACTGGCCGAGGAGGACGATGAGGCTGAGGGGGCTCCCAGCAGCCCCGAACGGGAGACTCCCCCGGCTGTCCTGCTCCGCCGGGCTGGAGGCGAGGGCCGAGACCAGGGGCCGGATGGGGGCCCGGATCCAGAGCCGGGCTCAGGCGACTCAGCCCGGAAGCAGCGGCGGCAGAACCGGTCGTCTTGGATCGACCCACCCGAGGAGGAACACTCATCTCAGCTCACCCAGGCGGAGCTCGAGAGCTGCATGAAGAAATACGAG AGACACGAGCGCCAGGCCCAGCACCGctaccagcagcagcagcggcgtaggcgggaggaggaggaacGGCAGCGCCACGCCGAGCACCATGCCCGGAGGGAGCGCGACGCCAGTGGCAGAGAGGAGGCGCGAGCTGAGGGCTCTGGGTTGGACCCTGCTGCCCCGGAGAAAACCTCGGCCAAGGCCAAGGGCAGTGGGGCAGGTGGCCACGGGCCGGAGCGACCCAAGCGCCCGGGGTCCCTGCTGGCACCTAACAACGTCATGAAGCTGAAGCAGATCATCCCGCTGCAGGGCAAGTTCCTGTCGTCTGGGGCCTCGTCCTCCTCGCCGGCCGGCACAGGGGCCAACCTCACCACCCGGCCAACCCCTGCCCAGTCGCCCACTGGCAGCGACACCCGCCTGCCAGCCTTCCTTAGCTTCAAATTCCTCAAGTCACCTGAGACCCGGCGGGACCCAGAGCGTAGCCACTCTCCACCCAAGGCCTTCCACGCCGGCAAACTTTTCCCCTTCGGTGGGGCCCGGGCGGAGGCCGGGTCCAACGGGGCGGGCGGGCAGGCCCGGCAGGATGGGACCCTCGGCGGTGGCGGTTGCCGAGCCCAGCGGAGTGGGCTGGCGGACGAGGCTGCAGCTGAGGAGCCGGACACACCCCGGCCCGAAGAGGAAAGCTCAG GGACAGCGCTGGCCCCCGTTGGCGCCCCGGCCCTCCGCACCCGCCGCAGCCGGAGCCCTGCGCTGCCGCCACCGCCGCCAACACCAATGCCTCGGCCCCCGACGCCCCCCGCGGGCTGCTGGCAGTGGGATGGGCCGTGGGGCTGCGGGGGCGAGGGCGCCGCTCCCCGCCAGGCCCCTGCTGCCACTGACTGCCCGCCCTGCGCTCTCGCCGGGCCCCCGcctgtcccccagcccctgccgGGGGATGCCAGCTTCTACAGCCtcccgccgccgctgccgcctccCACCTCCGTGCCCCCCCAGCCCCCCGCGCCCTCGCCCAGCCCCAGCTCCAGTCCCAGTCCTCAGGCCGTGTGCTGGCCCAGCGGCTGGCATTAG
- the ANO8 gene encoding anoctamin-8 isoform X1 translates to MAEATSGAGGTSLEGERGKRPPPEGEPAAPASGVLDKLFGKRLLQVGRYLVSHKAWMKTVPTENCDVLMTFPDTTDDHTLLWLLNHIRVGIPELIVQVRHHRHTRAYAFFVTATYESLLRGADELGLRKAVKAEFGGGTRGFSCEEDFIYENVESELRFFTSQERQSIIRFWLQNLRAKQGEALHNVRFLEDQPIIPELAARGIIQQVFPVHEQRILNRLMKSWVQAVCENQPLDEICDYFGVKIAMYFAWLGFYTSAMVYPAVFGSVLYTFTEADQTSRDVSCVVFALFNVVWSTLFLEEWKRRGAELAYKWGTLDSPGEAVEEPRPQFRGVRRISPVTQAEEFYYPPWKRLLFQMLVSLPLCLTCLACVFLLMLGCFQLQELVLSVKGLPRLARFLPKVMLALLVSASAEGYKKLAVWLNDMENYRLESAYEKHLIIKVVLFQFVNSYLSLFYIGFYLKDMERLKELLIVLSLSQSLERQLWAVLVPLVALRFRLLLLSLQGLLLEAWAKMLATLLITRQFLQNVREVLQPHLYRRLGRGELGLRAAWELARALLGLLSLRRPARRHLEPPAEEGGGGSSSGGGRRCLSGGCGAPEEEEEAAVERRPAGEGGEVGDGPRGGREEEDEEEEEEDEEEEDEDEEGEEGGLLDCGLRLKKVSFAERGAGRRRPGPSQEALLEEGSPTMVEKGLEPGVFTLAEEDDEAEGAPSSPERETPPAVLLRRAGGEGRDQGPDGGPDPEPGSGDSARKQRRQNRSSWIDPPEEEHSSQLTQAELESCMKKYEDTFQDYQEMFVQFGYVVLFSSAFPLAALCALINNLIEIRSDALKLCTGLQRPFGQRVESIGQWQKVMEVMGVLAIVVNCYLIGQCGQLQRLFPWLSPEAAIVSVVVLEHFALLLKYLIHVAIPDIPGWVAEEMAKLEYQRREAFKRHERQAQHRYQQQQRRRREEEERQRHAEHHARRERDASGREEARAEGSGLDPAAPEKTSAKAKGSGAGGHGPERPKRPGSLLAPNNVMKLKQIIPLQGKFLSSGASSSSPAGTGANLTTRPTPAQSPTGSDTRLPAFLSFKFLKSPETRRDPERSHSPPKAFHAGKLFPFGGARAEAGSNGAGGQARQDGTLGGGGCRAQRSGLADEAAAEEPDTPRPEEESSGTALAPVGAPALRTRRSRSPALPPPPPTPMPRPPTPPAGCWQWDGPWGCGGEGAAPRQAPAATDCPPCALAGPPPVPQPLPGDASFYSLPPPLPPPTSVPPQPPAPSPSPSSSPSPQAVCWPSGWH, encoded by the exons ATGGCGGAAGCCACCTCCGGCGCTGGGGGCACGTCCCTGGAGGGCGAGCGTGGCAAGAGGCCCCCGCCGGAGGGCGAGCCTGCAGCCCCGGCGTCCGGAGTTCTGG ATAAGCTTTTTGGGAAGCGGCTCCTGCAGGTAGGTCGGTATCTGGTGTCCCACAAAGCGTGGATGAAGACGGTGCCCACGGAAAACTGTGACGTGTTGATGACCTTCCCAG ATACGACCGATGACCACACGCTGCTATGGCTGCTGAACCACATCCGCGTGGGCATCCCCGAGCTCATCGTGCAAGTCCGCCACCACCGCCACACACGCGCGTACGCCTTCTTCGTCACTGCCACATATGAGAG CCTACTCAGAGGGGCCGACGAGCTGGGTCTGCGCAAAGCAGTGAAGGCCGAGTTTGGCGGGGGCACCCGCGGCTTCTCCTGCGAGGAGGACTTCATCTACGAGAATGTGGAGAGTGAGCTGCGCTTCTTCACCTCCCAG GAGCGCCAGAGCATCATCCGCTTCTGGCTGCAGAACCTTCGTGCCAAGCAGGGCGAGGCACTACACAATGTGCGCTTTCTGGAGGACCAGCCAATCA TCCCTGAACTGGCGGCCCGCGGGATCATCCAGCAGGTGTTCCCAGTCCACGAGCAGCGCATCCTGAACCGTCTCATGAAGTCATGGGTGCAGGCTGTGTGTGAAAACCAGCCTCTAG ATGAGATCTGTGACTACTTTGGTGTGAAGATTGCCATGTACTTTGCCTGGCTGGGTTTCTACACATCGGCAATGGTGTACCCAGCGGTCTTCGGCTCAGTCCTGTACACATTCACAGAGGCTGATCAG ACAAGCCGGGATGTATCCTGCGTGGTCTTTGCCCTCTTCAACGTGGTCTGGTCAACGCTGTTCTTGGAGGAGTGGAAACGGAGGGGGGCTGAGCTGGCCTACAAGTGGGGAACACTGGACTCACCCGGGGAAGCTGTGGAGGAGCCACGACCCCAGTTCAGG GGCGTGCGGCGCATCAGCCCCGTGACTCAGGCCGAGGAGTTCTACTACCCGCCCTGGAAGCGGCTGCTCTTCCAGATGCTCGTGAGTCTTCCCTTGTGCCTCACCTGCCTAGCCTGCGTGTTCCTGCTCATGCTCGGCTGCTTCCAGCTCCAG GAGCTGGTGCTGAGCGTGAAGGGGCTGCCCCGTCTTGCCCGCTTCCTGCCGAAAGTCATGCTGGCCCTGCTGGTCAGCGCAAGTGCCGAGGGCTATAAGAAGCTGGCTGTCTGGCTCAACGACATGG AGAACTATCGGCTGGAGAGTGCCTATGAGAAGCACCTCATCATCAAGGTCGTCCTG TTCCAGTTCGTCAACTCATACCTGAGCCTCTTCTACATCGGCTTCTACCTCAAGGACATGGAACGCCTGAAAGAG CTCCTGATCGTCCTGTCCCTGTCCCAGAGCCTCGAGCGGCAGCTTTGGGCGGTGCTGGTCCCGCTCGTGGCCCTGCGGTTCCGCctgctcctcctctccctccagggCCTCCTTCTTGAGGCCTGGGCCAAA ATGCTGGCCACACTGCTGATCACCCGCCAGTTCCTCCAGAATGTTCGAGAGGTTCTGCAGCCCCACCTGTATCGGCGGCTGGGCCGAGGAGAGCTTGGCCTGCGGGCGGCCTGGGAGCTGGCCCGTGCCCTGCTTGGCCTTCTGAGCCTCCGGCGCCCCGCACGCCGCCACCTCGAACCCCCGGCTGAAGAGGGTGGTGGTGGCAGCAGCAGTGGTGGGGGCCGCAGGTGTCTCAGCGGGGGCTGCGGGGCacctgaggaggaagaggaggccgCGGTGGAGCGGCGGCCggcgggggaaggaggagaggtgggggaCGGGCCCCGggggggcagagaggaggaggatgaagaggaggaggaggaggacgaagaggaggaggatgaggacGAGGAAGGCGAGGAGGGCGGCCTCCTGGACTGCGGGCTCCGACTGAAGAAGGTCAGCTTTGCCGAGCGGGGGGCTGGGCGGCGTCGGCCGGGCCCAAGCCAGGAggccctcctggaggaggggagcccCACCATGGTGGAGAAGGGGCTGGAACCGGGCGTGTTCACACTGGCCGAGGAGGACGATGAGGCTGAGGGGGCTCCCAGCAGCCCCGAACGGGAGACTCCCCCGGCTGTCCTGCTCCGCCGGGCTGGAGGCGAGGGCCGAGACCAGGGGCCGGATGGGGGCCCGGATCCAGAGCCGGGCTCAGGCGACTCAGCCCGGAAGCAGCGGCGGCAGAACCGGTCGTCTTGGATCGACCCACCCGAGGAGGAACACTCATCTCAGCTCACCCAGGCGGAGCTCGAGAGCTGCATGAAGAAATACGAG GACACATTCCAGGACTACCAGGAGATGTTCGTGCAGTTTGGCTATGTCGTGCTTTTCTCGTCTGCCTTCCCCCTGGCTGCCCTCTGTGCCCTCATCAACAACCTCATCGAGATCCGCAGTGACGCCCTCAAGCTGTGCACGGGGCTGCAGCGGCCCTTTGGGCAGCGGGTGGAAAGCATTGGCCAGTGGCAG AAGGTGATGGAGGTCATGGGCGTCCTGGCAATCGTGGTCAATTGCTATCTAATTGGCCAGTGTGGGCAGCTGCAGCGCCTCTTCCCTTGGCTCAGTCCCGAGGCAGCCATCGTGTCCGTGGTGGTGCTCGAG CACTTCGCTCTGCTCCTCAAGTACCTCATCCATGTGGCCATCCCCGACATCCCGGGCTGGGTGGCCGAGGAGATGGCCAAGCTGGAGTACCAGCGCCGGGAGGCCTTCAAG AGACACGAGCGCCAGGCCCAGCACCGctaccagcagcagcagcggcgtaggcgggaggaggaggaacGGCAGCGCCACGCCGAGCACCATGCCCGGAGGGAGCGCGACGCCAGTGGCAGAGAGGAGGCGCGAGCTGAGGGCTCTGGGTTGGACCCTGCTGCCCCGGAGAAAACCTCGGCCAAGGCCAAGGGCAGTGGGGCAGGTGGCCACGGGCCGGAGCGACCCAAGCGCCCGGGGTCCCTGCTGGCACCTAACAACGTCATGAAGCTGAAGCAGATCATCCCGCTGCAGGGCAAGTTCCTGTCGTCTGGGGCCTCGTCCTCCTCGCCGGCCGGCACAGGGGCCAACCTCACCACCCGGCCAACCCCTGCCCAGTCGCCCACTGGCAGCGACACCCGCCTGCCAGCCTTCCTTAGCTTCAAATTCCTCAAGTCACCTGAGACCCGGCGGGACCCAGAGCGTAGCCACTCTCCACCCAAGGCCTTCCACGCCGGCAAACTTTTCCCCTTCGGTGGGGCCCGGGCGGAGGCCGGGTCCAACGGGGCGGGCGGGCAGGCCCGGCAGGATGGGACCCTCGGCGGTGGCGGTTGCCGAGCCCAGCGGAGTGGGCTGGCGGACGAGGCTGCAGCTGAGGAGCCGGACACACCCCGGCCCGAAGAGGAAAGCTCAG GGACAGCGCTGGCCCCCGTTGGCGCCCCGGCCCTCCGCACCCGCCGCAGCCGGAGCCCTGCGCTGCCGCCACCGCCGCCAACACCAATGCCTCGGCCCCCGACGCCCCCCGCGGGCTGCTGGCAGTGGGATGGGCCGTGGGGCTGCGGGGGCGAGGGCGCCGCTCCCCGCCAGGCCCCTGCTGCCACTGACTGCCCGCCCTGCGCTCTCGCCGGGCCCCCGcctgtcccccagcccctgccgGGGGATGCCAGCTTCTACAGCCtcccgccgccgctgccgcctccCACCTCCGTGCCCCCCCAGCCCCCCGCGCCCTCGCCCAGCCCCAGCTCCAGTCCCAGTCCTCAGGCCGTGTGCTGGCCCAGCGGCTGGCATTAG